One window of Papaver somniferum cultivar HN1 chromosome 9, ASM357369v1, whole genome shotgun sequence genomic DNA carries:
- the LOC113309783 gene encoding N-methyltransferase 4-like, producing the protein MDSKDQQGERKASGAKILERLVKGEIGDEELKELIRIRLEKILQWGYKPTPQDQLASNMDFIKALKEMNMSGDTEAVNIELYELPSASVQASLGSTLKQSFCYFKEESTTIDEAEIAAYELYCERAQINDGQTILDIGCGFGGLVLHIAQKYKNCHVTGLTISNEQRNYIILQVEKLKLSNVDVILADVTEFEFKTEKKFDRIILIEAIEHMKNIQLFLKKISKWMKDEDSFLFVEQHCHKAFNHHFEALDEDDWYTSYVIPKGDLMYLSASALLYFQDDVSVVDHWLLSGMHMARSYEEWGKKFERNMEVSIKSLKSTLGSEEVVNQVITLYKTFFIGYAIQFSYNNGEEWVISHFLFKKK; encoded by the exons ATGGATTCTAAAGATCAACAAGGAGAAAGGAAAGCAAGTGGTGCAAAAATATTAGAGAGATTGGTGAAGGGAGAAATTGGAGATGAGGAATTGAAGGAGCTCATTAGAATTCGGTTGGAAAAGATTTTGCAATGGGGTTACAAACCCACTCCCCAAGACCAACTCGCTTCCAATATGGACTTCATAAAAG CTTTGAAAGAGATGAACATGTCAGGAGACACGGAGGCTGTGAATATCGAGCTATATGAATTACCTTCAGCTTCTGTTCAAGCTTCTCTTGGAAGCACCCTCAAACAAAG TTTTTGTTATTTCAAAGAGGAATCCACGACGATAGACGAAGCAGAGATAGCGGCATATGAGTTGTACTGCGAACGAGCACAAATCAATGACGGGCAAACTATACTTGACATTGGTTGCGGTTTTGGGGGTTTAGTTCTTCATATTGCTCAGAAATATAAGAACTGTCATGTTACAGGGTTGACTATTTCAAATGAGCAAAGAAATTATATCATTCTGCAAGTAGA GAAGCTTAAACTATCGAATGTGGACGTTATATTAGCTGATGTTACTGAATTCGAATTTAAAACTGAGAAGAAATTTGATCGAATAATACTTATCGAAGCCATAGAG CACATGAAAAACATTCAACTATTTCTAAAGAAAATCTCAAAATGGATGAAAGATGAAGATAGTTTTCTTTTTGTGGAACAACATTGCCACaaggcatttaatcatcattttgAG GCACTTGATGAGGATGATTGGTACACCAGTTACGTGATCCCGAAAGGGGACCTGATGTATTTGTCTGCTTCGGCTCTTCTATATTTCCAG GATGATGTCTCAGTTGTGGACCATTGGTTGTTAAGCGGAATGCATATGGCACGTTCATA CGAGGAATGGGGAaagaaatttgaaagaaataTGGAAGTTTCAATAAAATCACTAAAGTCGACTCTCGGAAGTGAAGAAGTAGTTAACCAAGTGATTACTCTTTATAAGACATTTTTTATAGGTTATGCTATCCAATTCTCATACAACAATGGTGAAGAATGGGTGATTTCACATTTTCTCTTCAAGAAAAAGTGA